The DNA window TGTAAACTGACACGTGTAAGAGGAAACTAATGAAGcagaaagcaagaaaaagaaACTTCAGAAATGCCAGCCCTGAACGTGGACACTAAACTCTGCAGGATCAACAACGCTGAAGTAACGATCGTATCACAAGTGCCACGAAGAGAACGAGATCTAGACTTTGCTTGGTGAAACCCCTGTTGTACGATATATATACCCCAGCATGTTTAAGTTTAGTGGTCAATATACATACCGTCTCTACTAAATTGAACACACTCAAATCCTAATTcgatgtatttgtatgtgtttaaAGTGTTTTGAAACATTTGCACGTCCTTACTTGGGTGTTGCTGTGtaaaatgtgtgcgtgtgtgtgtgggggggggcgggggaaggCATCTCTGAAGGGAACTGACAGACGGACAGAGAAGACAGACAAGAGATCTGACTCACGGCCAGTAGGAGCAGCAGTACTGGTAGGAGAAGAAAGGGCATTGGACAAGGACACGTGACTAGGACTAGAAACATTGGTTACATCCTGGTTCTGGCTGGTGGTGGACGACTGGCGCCTCAGAGCCCCCGCCCCCTGAAAGGAGGTGCCGCTCTTGAACGTGTTCACCACATCGATCtgcggagaggagggagagaacaggacacgggggagggggcgagagGGGGGGGCTCAGAAAGACATCGGGCTGGTAGGGACACTCCACCAGGCTAGACGACAGTAAGCAAAACCCGCCTCTCTACGGTCCACCAGCTTCTCTCAGAGGACCCGTCGAACAGCGGGAGCCCGCGGCCTTGGTTCACTGAGGGAGAACCTACagtacaggaagtctgtcacagtgGTCACGGTCGGTGTggagagggggaacagaggTCGACAGAGAAGGCCAGAGAAGGAGAACCATGTCGGGGTGCAGCCTGCCTCCCGGGCCCCCTGCAGAGCccctggaggtgggggtgagagggggtcgCTGCTCGGGCCTCAGAGCACGTCTCCCTCTGTCCTGGAGCACTCCTCCCCGCACCTTGATGGACAGTCCACAGTATCTACACACCAGAGGGGCTGTAGAAGTCTGTACACGTGCAATCACCGCGACCTATTTTTTCCCGCGCTAATCCCTTTCcttcatttttttctctttaccGTCGCGTACttgggagagggggaaaacGGGAGTGACCGTTAGAGCATTCGGTACATTCACATGCAGAATATGGACCGTATGAAGAGTCAGTCGGTCAGCTGGTCTTGTCGACAGTCAGTCTGTCAGGtggcctgggagggggggggtctctaTGTCCCTCCCTGTAGGGTTCAGCCCGGGGGGATTCACCTGAGTCTGGATCCGGTTGAGCCCACGGAACCAGAGGATCTGTCCGCGACGCAGCTCTCTCTCGGCGTGGTCGATTTCCTCGTTGTCCTCGTTCACGTCCTCCTCGGGCATCTCGTCCTTACGGGTCAGCCGGCCCGCCCCCCTCAGGAATCGCAGCTTGCTGTTGGGTACACTGGCTATCACCTGACAAGcgggaaagagacagggggggaaGGGATTTGTTGTCGTTTTTTTGCTTTTCATTTGTCTTCCTTTGTGGTGTGGCTGACGTGTACATGGAGAGGGCACACGGTGTCGttactgctgtgtgtgggggccaGGTGATGAGGTTGCGTTACCTGTCCCCAGACGAGCTCTCCCAGGCCGaggaacacacaccacaaccacTTCTCCGCATTCAGGGGGGAGCAGCTGAACGGTTTTCCTCCAAACTGCACAATGACAATCTGGAAACGCGGTCGAGGGGAGACATAAACGCAGCAGTCAAGTCACTCGCTCACCTGTCCCAACGGCATCAGACCTTTCATtttcgttttttgtttgtttgttttcaaatcccttcttcccccccccacgAAACTACTTCTTTCTTATATCTCTTGCTGAGCCGTTATCGTAAATAAGAAGGTCAGAAAAAGTGGTCGACGCAGAGACACTCGGAACACGCATGACCGGAGAGAAAACGCGAATCACGTTTGGTGACCGCCTGTCTAAACCGCCCGCGGTCCCGCGTCCTCTTTTGGCGGCCCTACCTGGATGGCGAACGTTCCGAACACGATGGAACAGAAGATGGGGTTCCGGAAGATGCCGTCGAAGACGTTCCTCTCGCCGTGGATCTTGCGGGCGTTGATCTCGTTGAACAGCTGCATCATGACAAAGGTGTTGAAGATGATGGTGTAGTGCTCAGACGGAGGCGAGTGGAGGGGGGCGTTTCTGCCGCTGTCGATGTCAAAGATCACCTCGCCTGGGGAGGTGCACAGCAACAGCAAGCCACTCAGTGTCTTTGTCCTGATGAATTGCCATGGTCATAGGTTGGTCTAGTCCCATGTTTCTCAAccttggtcctcagggcccactagTCCCGTATGTgcgagaggtttccctgctccaatatacctgattcaaatgaatggatttGTCCTCAAGCTATGCAGAAGTCTAAACATCTGAACCAGCAAGCCCTGAGGACAGTGGGTTGAGAAACGATGGTCTAGTCCCTATGGACCGTAAACTGTTTCTATTGATTTCAAACGCAGTCCTGCTAGAATTTCTGAAAGTCCGGCAGCAGGGTGGTACTGTACTATACATACCCGCGAAGAGCAGGGTGAAGATGATGGTGAGCTGGTAGATACCGTGGCCCAGAATGTTCTTGGTCATGGTGCTGGAGATGAGGGCCTTGTTGCGGCCGTAGGGCTTCCTCATTAGCAGGGACTCTGTGGGGGGCTCTGTGGCCAGGGCCAGAGAGGCGAAGGTGTCCATGATCAGGTTCACCCACAACATCTGCACTGCCTTCAGAGGAGAGTCCTGCAGACCCACACAACATCGTTCCGTTACACCGCCAGGAAACCCTTCCGATAGGTTCACTCAATGCACGTCGTCTGCTTGAGTGCAACTTTGCCTATCATTGTCAACTAAGTCTGCTGAGCTAGTGAATACAACATACTGCATTCAATCAAtcgaacacacaccacatacaaacatacacacacaccacatataaacacatgcacacaccactttcaaacacacacacacaccccatacaaacacacaaacaccacattcaaacacacacacacaacatacaaaagcacatacacacaccacatacaaacacacacacacacaccattcaaaCACAGCCACCTCCTATACCTGTGTGATGCAGGCCCCAGTGAAGGCTGTACCTGTGTGATGCAGGCCCCAGTGAAGGCTGTACCTGTGTGATGCAGGCCCCAGTGAAGGCTGTACCTGTGTGATGCAGGCCCCGGTGAAAGCCACGATGACGGCCACCACGTTGACGGTGAGCTGGAACTGCAGGAACTTGGAGATGCTGTCGTACACGTTCCTCCCCCACATCACGGCCTTGACGATGCTGGAGAAGTTGTCGTCCGTCAGGATGATGTCCGAGGCCTCCTTGGCCACGTCTGTGCCAGCGATTCCCTTTTGGTAGGAAGGTAAAACAGACCATTGCTCAATGGACAAAGCTAGAACCTATgtctttggtgtgtgtttgtgtgcgtgtgtgtgtgtttgtgtgcgtgtgtgtgtgtttttttgtgcaaGCCAATTCCCGGAGCTTCTCTCTTAATAACAAAGACTCGCCTTTGAGATTTCATTCCCCTGCGGTATTGCTTGCTTGTCTGCCACTTGCCTGTTTGTCCGCCTTTCTGACTgttttcctgcctgcctgcttgctgcctgcctgcctggctagCTGCAAGCTTGTCAACATACGGCTCTGCTCACGAGAGGAGCTTCAAGTAATGCAAGGTGTGTTTGAAGTGCAGAAAAAACAGCTATTTTTAATCAAGGTTCAATGCAGGCTTGTAAAAATAGAACATAGAAGAGTACTGTGTGAAGTGTCAGAATAAAGCTAAATCCAGACTTGTGACTAAGTATGTGTTAATGTATGCGTTAACACAAACAGTTGAATTAAAATGAATGAACAATTGCTATCTAGTGGAGTGGGGAAATCAtaaaagcgtccgctaaatgaatacaatgctAATGTTACCCTTTCTATGCACTAATAAATTGGTTTTAGTTCATTTACGCTAACTGGCTGACTCAGTGTAAGAGATTTTGTAAACCATTTTTGAGCATTAGGGGGCGACGTTGTTCCATTGAAGGTTGCCCAGTGGTGACTGAAAAGCAGGCCAGTTGGATGGGTTAGTTACTGTAATACTACAGCACACCTATAGTGTTGTGTTACTGTAAAAAAGAAAGTTACAATCGACAATGACGGGAGCATGTTGCTAACCCTACATCACATACAAGGCATGGCAACCCAAGCATGGCAAAGTTGAATTTTTCCATTTCAACCTTATCCCTCCAACATTGAAGATGTGCAAGGTGTTGTGGAtgaagtaagtaagactttagttatatagcacatttcatacaagaattgtagctcaaggtgctttgaTGAAGTGCCCCTGTGGTCGTGAAGTTCCTACCATAGCGAAGCCCACGTCCGCTTTCTTCAGAGCAGGCCCGTCGTTGGTCCCATCCCCTGTCACAGCTACGACCTGCCTCTGGTCTCCCAGACAGCTGTCAATTATAcctgagacaaacacacacacacgtcccacATTCAAGTTCATGCGACGTGAGGGAGAAGAACGACATTCGGTTCACTGCGTGGAACAGGTCATTTCTGTGCTGTGTTTACGGTAGCACAAGCCAACACACCAAACATATCCATATACAGTCGCAAAGAAATCGGGGAAACGGAACAGGGAGTATATATACTGTCGTCCCGAGAGACTATTGTGTCCAGGCTCACCTTtgaccagtgtgtgtttgtcagtgggAGAGGAGCGGGCCAGGACTCGCAGCTTGGGCCACACCTTGTCAATACGCTCCTGCTCAACCTGCAGAGGACGGTGAGAGAACCTTTTAGTcgcgcccgcccgcccgcccgcccgcaaCGTTTCTCAGCAGCACGCGTCCGTACGGTTTGAATGGCGTCTACGGGGACGGACACGTCTCTCTCCGTCGGTTTCCCCCTACCTCTCCTTTCTCGTTGCGGATCCTCCTGTTGAACTCTTTCCCGTCGATGCACAGGAAGTCCTCGCCGGGGTGGATGATGCCACACTTGATGGCGATGGCGCGAGCCGTGTTGATGTTGTCGCCGGTCACCATGCGCACCGTGATGCCCGCGCGCTGGCACCTCTTGATGGCATCGGGCACCTGCACgcacgggggggaggggggcacacgagtgcaaacacacacacgtttatggTACCGTTGTTAACTTGAATAGCAGAGTCAAAACGCACCACAATGACTCTGGTTTGCGAGAAGCAACTCTCGGAAGCGTTTGAGGAAGACGGATCTGGGACGGCCATGGTTTCCTGCTGCAGTGCAGCGTCACGTCTCCAGGCCCAGGGCTGCACGCGGATCcataggagagagagcgagcagggcATTCGTTCTGAGCGCTGTGTCGCTCCTCTGAATGCGAAGGTCAACGTGGGCGAGCTTGCTCTCCAAACCCACGCAGCCTGCTACTCGCCGGGCCCCATCGCAGGATCCACCGCTAAATGAGCACACCACCGCAATGCGTATGCATACATAACACATCCAACAGCCTCgatgtcccacacacacacacacacacacacacatactcatttacacgttgagagacagaacgagGGGGCGGTTTACACAATGAGATCCATAAAGTTGGGGGTTGGGCGGGCTTCGACTACCTTTGCATGAAAACAAAGTTAATGAATCCGCAAAGTAAACAATCATTTCGAGATGCCGtagcctggggggagggggcatctGGAACCAGCCAAGCAACAAGAGGAGACGTCCAGATTGAGAGGGCTTGACTCGGAACACTTTCAACAACAGGTGGAAGCAGGGTGACTGACTGACGTTTCCCCCGTTTTCGGTGTAATAACATGTATAATTTATTCCATGGAGACCAGGAATGTGTTTCATGCAAATAGCAGCTGAATCCCGCTCCTGCACATTAGGAGGTTTTGAAGAGAAAATGAAAAGAGAAGGAGCTCGGGGAGATGGTAGGAAATCTTTGGATAGTTCAGTAGACCGTCTCCCAGGCGGTATCGGAGATGTTTATCCACCAGATCAGAGATAGCCAAAGGGAGAAAAGTTGACTTCATGAAATACACAAGGAGGAGGGCAGTCTCCTTTTATGGTCAACTTTGGggttctctctcacctccttgctctctcatccctctatctcctctctctctttatctatctCTGCCAATCTGTATCTTTGTCAGTCCTTTTGGTATTTTTCCCTCTCTGCTTTCAAAAGTTATCTATCCAACTCCATCTATGCAAATGTGTTGTTGCAAAGTTAAACCCAACTAGTGGTATTTGGTACAAGACTTTTAGGAACAGGATTACTTTGCCTGTGTAAAGGTCACCGATTGGTAAACAAGTTTGGGACTTTATTTTCTTGTACTTCATGCTCAGGAGATGTTTTCTGGATGTGCCTTTCACAACCTGTCAATGTTACAATGTCGCCCCAGAGAGACAGCGAAAaaccgagagagaaagagagaaggaaagagaaagagagaggtaaggggaaatggaaaaaaaaataaaatgagcTAGAATTATGCAGGAGGTTGGGGGTTTTTTCTGTCTTCCTTGCTGGGTACAAAATAACTGCCAGTTAAGGACACCTCTTCCTGTACACACTATCTCCTGCACCAGCGACTGTGATGGATATGTAAAGAACACTTTTTGAATAGATTTCCCAAAATCTATTTATAACATCACCAACacagctgctctctctttcatcaGCACGCACCAGACTGAAGCAACTCAATTGAGTACATTCTCACTGTTGCATCGTTTTTGACATGAAGCATCTAATTGAGCACCGTATCTGTCAAGGCGATGCCgattctctgtctccctcccaaaTTCGATGCGAAGGCCCGGCGCTGTAGGCGTGACACAATTCTGCGGGGGCGTCGCGTTAGCGGGCTTTGTCTTACCTCTGGTCTGACCGGGTCCTCTATCCCCACGACGCAGACGGCCGTCAGCTCGTTCAGGATGCCGTTCTCGTCGTCCCAGTTGGGCTCGGGGTCGGCGGGGAAGTCGCGGTAGCCGACGCAGATGGTCCTCAGGCCGTCGCACGCCATCGGCTCGATCACCTTCTTCACCATCTCGTCCTTGTCCCTGGGGCGGAACACGCGGGGCTCGCCGACCTCGTTCAGGATCCAGGTGCAcctggaagggggggaggggggagggggggagtggagaaGGAGCTTAGTGAGGTcgaccatggggggggggggatgtggggaTGTGGACACGCGCGGGATCGACTCACTTCTTGAGGACGATCTCGGAGGCTCCCTTGCTGTACATGCGGAAGCTTCCGTCGGGCAGCTTGATGACGGTGCTCATGGACTTTCGGACGGAGTTGAAGGTGTACACCTTGTAGAGCTTCTCCTCCGGGATCTGGTTCCTGACGG is part of the Hypomesus transpacificus isolate Combined female chromosome 9, fHypTra1, whole genome shotgun sequence genome and encodes:
- the atp2b2 gene encoding plasma membrane calcium-transporting ATPase 2 isoform X1 — its product is MISLGLSFYQPPGEGSEFCGSAEAGAEDEGEAEAGWIEGAAILLSVVCVVLVTAFNDWSKEKQFRGLQNRIEQEQKFQVVRGAQVIQLPVADIVVGDIAQIKYGDLLPADGILIQGNDVKIDESSLTGESDHVKKAADKDPMLLSGTHVMEGSGRMVVTAVGVNSQTGIIFTLLGAGEIGEEEKKEKKDSHPSTNPIATITTDGATGANAPGNASLVNGKMQDGNMENNQTKVKKQDGAAAMEMQPLKSAEGGETEEKEKKKANVSKKEKSVLQGKLTKLAVQIGKAGLVMSAITVIILVLYFAVDNFVLQKRPWMPECTPVYIQYFVKFFIIGVTVLVVAVPEGLPLAVTISLAYSVKKMMKDNNLVRHLDACETMGNATAICSDKTGTLTTNRMTVVQAYVGDVHHKVVPDPSSLPPKTLEILINAIALNSAYTTKILPPDKEGGLPKQVGNKTECGLLGLIMDLKRDYQPVRNQIPEEKLYKVYTFNSVRKSMSTVIKLPDGSFRMYSKGASEIVLKKCTWILNEVGEPRVFRPRDKDEMVKKVIEPMACDGLRTICVGYRDFPADPEPNWDDENGILNELTAVCVVGIEDPVRPEVPDAIKRCQRAGITVRMVTGDNINTARAIAIKCGIIHPGEDFLCIDGKEFNRRIRNEKGEVEQERIDKVWPKLRVLARSSPTDKHTLVKGIIDSCLGDQRQVVAVTGDGTNDGPALKKADVGFAMGIAGTDVAKEASDIILTDDNFSSIVKAVMWGRNVYDSISKFLQFQLTVNVVAVIVAFTGACITQDSPLKAVQMLWVNLIMDTFASLALATEPPTESLLMRKPYGRNKALISSTMTKNILGHGIYQLTIIFTLLFAGEVIFDIDSGRNAPLHSPPSEHYTIIFNTFVMMQLFNEINARKIHGERNVFDGIFRNPIFCSIVFGTFAIQIVIVQFGGKPFSCSPLNAEKWLWCVFLGLGELVWGQVIASVPNSKLRFLRGAGRLTRKDEMPEEDVNEDNEEIDHAERELRRGQILWFRGLNRIQTQIDVVNTFKSGTSFQGAGALRRQSSTTSQNQDVTNVSSPSHVSLSNALSSPTSTAAPTGRESDLLSVFSVRLSVPFRDAFPRPPPHTHAHILHSNTQVRTCKCFKTL
- the atp2b2 gene encoding plasma membrane calcium-transporting ATPase 2 isoform X2, with translation MISLGLSFYQPPGEGSEFCGSAEAGAEDEGEAEAGWIEGAAILLSVVCVVLVTAFNDWSKEKQFRGLQNRIEQEQKFQVVRGAQVIQLPVADIVVGDIAQIKYGDLLPADGILIQGNDVKIDESSLTGESDHVKKAADKDPMLLSGTHVMEGSGRMVVTAVGVNSQTGIIFTLLGAGEIGEEEKKEKKGQTVEDGHLNADSHPSTNPIATITTDGATGANAPGNASLVNGKMQDGNMENNQTKVKKQDGAAAMEMQPLKSAEGGETEEKEKKKANVSKKEKSVLQGKLTKLAVQIGKAGLVMSAITVIILVLYFAVDNFVLQKRPWMPECTPVYIQYFVKFFIIGVTVLVVAVPEGLPLAVTISLAYSVKKMMKDNNLVRHLDACETMGNATAICSDKTGTLTTNRMTVVQAYVGDVHHKVVPDPSSLPPKTLEILINAIALNSAYTTKILPPDKEGGLPKQVGNKTECGLLGLIMDLKRDYQPVRNQIPEEKLYKVYTFNSVRKSMSTVIKLPDGSFRMYSKGASEIVLKKCTWILNEVGEPRVFRPRDKDEMVKKVIEPMACDGLRTICVGYRDFPADPEPNWDDENGILNELTAVCVVGIEDPVRPEVPDAIKRCQRAGITVRMVTGDNINTARAIAIKCGIIHPGEDFLCIDGKEFNRRIRNEKGEVEQERIDKVWPKLRVLARSSPTDKHTLVKGIIDSCLGDQRQVVAVTGDGTNDGPALKKADVGFAMGIAGTDVAKEASDIILTDDNFSSIVKAVMWGRNVYDSISKFLQFQLTVNVVAVIVAFTGACITQDSPLKAVQMLWVNLIMDTFASLALATEPPTESLLMRKPYGRNKALISSTMTKNILGHGIYQLTIIFTLLFAGEVIFDIDSGRNAPLHSPPSEHYTIIFNTFVMMQLFNEINARKIHGERNVFDGIFRNPIFCSIVFGTFAIQIVIVQFGGKPFSCSPLNAEKWLWCVFLGLGELVWGQVIASVPNSKLRFLRGAGRLTRKDEMPEEDVNEDNEEIDHAERELRRGQILWFRGLNRIQTQIDVVNTFKSGTSFQGAGALRRQSSTTSQNQDSAKSPGQRVQPTE